A region of the Roseiflexus sp. RS-1 genome:
ATCTGTTCTCCTGGTCGAATGTCCTCTGGGATTCGTTTATTGACGTTGATGATGTTTTCCCCGACTGTTCCGGCTCAAGCGCCGACTGCCCCGACGCCGACACGACGGTAAACGGCCTGCCAGCCCATCTTCAGTCGCTCTATCCCGCCGACAAGCGCAAAGAGCAGATCAAGCAATGGTACAAACAGCGCGATCTGTTCGCCGATCAGCTTGAGGATGTCAAAGCCTTCAAGAAAACCTTGCCCAATGTGCAGCGGGCGCTGGCGAACATCGCCACCTACATGATCTTCGACGACCACGAAGTCACCGACGACTGGTATCTGACCCAGGACTGGCGCGACCGGGTGCTGACCAGTCCCTTAGGCGTCACGATTATGCGAAATGCTCTGACGACTTTCGCATTGTTTCAGGCATGGGGCAACGATCCGAAACGTTACACGACCGGCGATCATGCCGCGCTGCTGACCCACGCGCAGGCGTTATTCCCCGCAACCGGCGGCCCCGCGCAATCGGCCGCCAACGCGCTTGATGCGCTCTATGGTTTTGGCGGCGCCGATCCGCTGGTCAAGTGGCATTTCCATGTCCCCAGCGGGCCAACGACGACAGTAGTGCTGGATACACGCACCCGGCGAACGTTCAGCGGTCGATATACGCCGCCCGGTCTGGTTTCCGATGTCGCCCTCGACGAACAGTTGCCAGATTCGTTCGCCCCTTCGCCTGGCGCCGAGATTCTGATTGTGGTTTCCGCTGCACCAGTGCTGGGATTGGCGGTAATCGAGGAACTGGCGCAACCCATCGGCGCACGCGGCTATTTCGATTTTATCTCGTCAGTTGTAATGAGGCGCGAGCCCGAAATTACCGGTTATCTCGAATTTGATATGGAAGCCTGGTCGCTGCATACCGAACGCTTCGAGGCATTGCTGGCGCGCTTCAACCAGATGGGCAGGGTCGTCATTCTCTCCGGCGACGTACATTATAGCTTTAGCGCGGAAATGGATTACTGGAAGAATGCTCAACCTCAACCGGGCCGCATCGTGCAACTCACATCCAGCGCGCTCAAGAACGAATGGGGCATCCGTGCCAAGCGTGCACTCGAAACGGTTGCAGCCCAGGAGATCCTGCACAACGCATACTATCCGCTGTCACGACTGGGTTGGAGCAACCCAACCGATCTCATTGGGCGGGTACACGTCCCCAGCGGTGCAATACCCCGCAACATCCGCGCGATGCTCCGCCGCACCCCGGTGGTGCTGCCCGCTGACAATTGGGAACCAGGGAGCAGTATTGCAGTCGCGCCCGACTGGGCATGGCGGGTGAGCCTGGTCAAGGATCTGCGCCCCGATGACAGCAGTCCCAACGCCTGTCCGGCCGACGGGCGAGTCGGGCCGATTAACCCCGACATTGTTCCCGCTACCCCCGACGATGGTTATATCAAAGTGCTGGAGCGCGCTGAAAAGCGATTGAAAGCCAAAATCGCGCGTTCGGTGGTGTTCGCGTCGAATCTTGGACTGGTCTCATTTTCGGGAACCGGCGTGACGCTGAAAGTCACCCATACCTTGATGTACATGCATCCAGATGGCGCGAAACCCGCCGATCCCCAGGCATATACTGTGCACGAACTCAGCCTGGCGCCAACGACCGACCTGCCGCCGACGATACGCTGAAACCCAGCGGTAGTGTGAGGATACGCCTGTGAGCAGCGACACCCGCAATGATTTGCAGCGTCTGGTCAGCGAACTGCGCCAGATCCTGGATCCGATCGCGCGCAGCGTGGGCGATAGCGCCATTCGCCGCGAGATTTTGCTGGCGCTCGGCCTCGATCCCGCGCAGTCGTCGCAGTCGCTGACGATCCCGCCCTCCTCGCTCGCCAGCATCGACGCCTATCGCGAACGGGCCGCCGATGACGTCGATCTGCAGGCGTTTATCAGCGCGCTCTCCGACCTGACGCAGATCGTTCAGGCGCTGATTGACTTTGTTCAGTCAGCGGCGGCAGCTGACTCAAACGCCCCGGCCGGGTTTATCGTCGAAGAGGCGGTCAGTTTCTTCTTGCAGGCGGCCACGATCTCATATCTGCGCGTGCGCCTGCCGGGAGTGTATATCACCGCCAGAGCGCTGCAACTGCTCGAAGATCAGGCGATCCATTTCGGCAGCATCGTCAGGTTGTTCTTCAGAATTGGCGACTATTTCGATGAGGTGTTTGGCGACGCGCTCGATCTTCAGACTGAAGCTCATGCCAAACAGGTATCCGATGTGTTTCTGTTTGTGTCTGGCGTTATCGTGGCGTCGCTGATGAAAGCCGATTTTGTCTATGGCTATGATGCCGGGCCTGGTTCGACAAGTCCGATCGGCGATGCGGTCAATAATCGCACCCTGACGATCCGCCTGAGCGGCAAAACCAGGGATTCGTCGAACAATATCGTCAAGGGCGCGCTGCTGCTGAGTATGGCGCTGCTGCCGCGCGATCATGGCGGTCCGGGTCTGCTGATGCGCATCAAGGGCGAAGGCGCACTTGAGGCGCCAATCACCGACAATCTCAGTTTCCAGTTCGCGACCGACGGTCCTGATTTCCTGGTGTATATCGGCGATGGTTCGCATAGCTTCCCCTCATCAACCGACGCCTCGGTCACAGTGAGCCTGATCTATAAGTCAAAGCCCGCCAGAGAGATCATCTGGGGCGACGCCAATGGCGTCCATCTCCGGATCGGCAGCAGCAAGATCGAAGGCAAAGTCGGCGTTACCGATCAGAGTATCAAAGGCGAAATCAAAGACAGCGCGTTTGTTTTGAAGACCGACTCGGCTGATGGATTTCTGAGAACCATCCTCAACGCAATTACCAGCGACGGTAAACTGGAAACTAAATTCGATTTCAATATCGGCTATTCAAAGAAAAAGGGCTTCTTCATCGGCGGCGGCGCCGGGCTGATGGTCAGTATTCCGCTGCACGAAACGCTTGGCCCGCTTCAGTTCAATACCCTGACCGTCGGCCTGGCGCTGGGCGAAAAGGCTGGCAGAGACCCTGGCTTCAAGCTGGAAGGTTCGCTCAGTTTTGGTCTTGACCTTGGCGTGCTGCAGGCGTCGGTTGATCGGATCGGCCTGTCAGGGCTGGTTATTTTCGACGACGGCGAATTCACGCTGGGCTTCAAGCCGCCCAACGGCGTCGGCCTGGCGGTTAATGCCGGGCCGGTGCGCGGTGGCGGCTTCCTGAATTTCGACTACGACCGTGGTGAATATGCTGGCGGACTGGAACTGGATATCGCAGGCATCATTACCCTGACCGCGCTGGGCGTGATCACCACCAAAATGCCCGATGGCAGCGACGGCTTCGCGCTGGTGGCTATTCTGGCGGTTGAGTTCGGCGCCCCTATCCAGTTGGGGCTGGGCTTTACCTGGATCGGCATTGGCGGCATTTTCGGGCTGAACCGCACTATGCGGCTGGAAGCCATGGCGGCTGGCATCAAGTCGGGCGCAGCCGAGAGTATTCTGTTCCCAAGAAATATCGTTGCCAACGCCGCGCGCATCATCAGTGACCTGCGCGTCTTCTTCCCACCGCAGAACGATACCTTTCTGGTCGGCGGCATGCTCAAGATTGGCTGGGGCACGCCCACGCTGGTCAGCCTCGCACTGGGGGTTGTGATCCAGATCCCGCCGGGAACCTTCGCGATTCTTGGTGTGCTGAAGGTGATTCTGCCGGATGAAAACGCAGCGTTGCTGCAATTGAAAGTGGGCTTTATCGGTGCGTACGAGCCCGATAGAGAACGCGCCTGGTTCTTCGCGACCCTGTATGATTCGCGCGTGCTGGTGATGACGATCGAAGGTGGTATGGGTGTGCTGATTGCCTGGGGCGGCGCCAGCAACTTCGTTATCTCGGTCGGCGGATTCCATCCGCAGTTCCAGCCACCGCCGCTGCCCTTCCCCACGCCGGATCGCCTGTCGATTAATATCCTCAACTATCCGCTGGCGCGCATCCGGGTCATGGCATATTTTGCAGTTACATCGAATACTGTAAAGACAATTTCCTGCCCAATCTCAACTTCATCCAGCAGAACAGCATTTCGCTGCTTGAGACCAACCAGGCCTTTATCGAAGCCTACATGGTCGGGTTGAACCATGAATTCGCCCGCGAACTCCTCTGGCGCGAATATGTCACCGACCAGCGCGGCAGCTATTTCCGCCAGTTCTGGGATGTCACCGGCTATCTGCACGGCAGCGCCGAAGATCCCGAAGTCTTACGTGAAAAACTGCGTGATATTCCACCACTGCACCGCTGGTCGAAGTTCTCAAAACTGGGCGACCACGACAATCGCGAAACCGGCGGTGCGAACGAAGAGGAAATCGTGCTGGTGATCCGCGGCGAACTGCTCAAGAAATACCCAACGGCGGTCATCTACGCCCACCGCGCAAAATGGCAGCGAAAAGCGGATGGCACGATCGACAACGCTGTCGAACGCCAGCTGGACGACGCTGGCGTGGCGCTGGCGGAAAACCCGCCGCGCGACAAGGTCAAGACGCCGCTCTACGAAGCCAAAGTTGATCCTGATATCTACTTCTTCGGCTTCGACCTGACCGTCGAAGCGGCGATCGGCGGCACTGGCGAAAACGAGACCGACGATCCAGGATGGTTCTTCGTGATTAAGGAGCGCCCTGGTGAACCGCGTTTTGGATTGGATATCGGAACCGCTGACCATATCTACGTCTGGAATGATCTGGCCTGGGGCAATCTCGTGCCAGACGCGCAGGCTGGCGACTATATCCAGATCACCAGCGCCACGCCGACGATCACCCTGGAGACGCTGCCATCCACCGAGAACGAGAAGATCGACCAGGCTGCCGATGACCAGAGCGTACGCTGGCACAGAGACGCTCATGCCGCCGAAGTGGCCTATATCCTGTATCAGGCGCCCGTCATGGTCGCCGTGCATGCATCGGAGATGATACCAAGATCGTGACGTTGCACTACGACGAACGCGCCGAGGCGCCTGCCATTGATGGCATAACTCCTGCCAGTAGAGGACCAAACGAATGTCCGACACCAGCTTCCAATCGCTCCAGCAGCAGCTACAGCAGGCGCAAACCGCGCTGAAAGCCGGCGACGAAGCCCTCTTCCTCGCCCGTGAGAAACTCAAGCGCATCGAAGCCCGTCAGGCGCGACTGAAGCGTTTCTTTGACCCGGCAAACCCCAGCCATCGCGCCCAGGAAAAACAACTGGCAGCGCAGCACGACGCAACCGTCCGCGAGATCGCAGCGCTGCGCGAGCGACTCGGCGCGCTCCAGGAAAACCTGGCTGGCCAGCTCGACGCCTTCCTGCCCCTCGCTGACCCACGGAAGTCGATTGAACAGCTCAATGATCTCTATCCAATCCTGCTCCTGCCGCTCCGCCTCGAAACCCGCTTCAAACAGATTGCCACACCCGATGGAATGCAGCACCAGTTATGGGTGCGCGTCTACCCCGACGATTGCGCCATCGACGCCTTCGAAGCGTCGCTAAGCGAAACCGAGCTCAAAAACGCCCAGACCTACTGGTCTCAACTCTGGCGCGCTGCTGGCGACGAGAATCTCCGTCGTGCGGCATGGCGCAACCTGGTTGCCAGTCATGGCGTCGGGCGCGCCATCTGGATCGAACGCACCTACCGGCCCACGAACGAAGCCGACCAACCTGCACCCGACGCAACTGCCCGCGTGCTGGTCATCCCCACTACCAGCCCGCTCGACGTCGCCACCCAAGGACATGCCCGCGCCTACTGGAGCGCTGTCTGGCGCGCCGCCAGCGACGCAGCCGCAATCGACGCCGCGTATCAGGCGCTGGTCACGGCGATCGGTGATGATACAGCGACGATGATCCTGAAAGACTACCGACCATTCAACCTGAGCGACGACCCGCCCGCCGGGCATACCCGCGCCACAACCACCGTCGTCGTCGCATTTGTCACCTTTCCCTCCCCCGACGAAACCAACGCCCAACGCCGCGCCTGGTCGAAGGCGCCACATGTTGATGTCTTGCCTGAACGCCTGGTGCTGCTCGGCTATAACGGCGATATCCTGACCCTCGAACAAATCGGCGCCGCGATCCCCGCCAGTCTCACGACCGGCCCGGACCCGCTGGCGGATGAAGGCAACCAGATCCGCCAGGATGGCGCTGATATTCAGGTTAGCGCCGAGATGCGCTGGATGGTCGATTTTGAAGAAGCGTTGACCAGAGGCATGGCGTTTCGTGTCAATCTCAGCCCGCAACAGTACAACCTTGGCTTCGACAGGCTGATGGCGCTTGGCGTCCGTCTCGCTGCCGATCAGACCGCAGGCAGGCAACTCTTCGAACAATTGCTCACCAACCATCATTACAGCCGCGCCGGACTGAGCCTGTTGCCACAAGGAACGCCGACCAACAATACTGATGATGCGACCTCCGGCTATTCGAGTATGGATGATGCGGATGCCAGCTATGAGATCCTCAATGGCGGGAATAGTGCGCTTGACCCGGCTGCCGACTGGTTCGAACGGTATGACGGGATCTGGCTGACGCAACTGCTCGGTCTGGACAGTTCGATCATCAATACGGTTTCCGGTGCGACCAATAGCGACATTCGCGACGCCCAGGCGATGAATATCGCCCTCTTTCCGGCAACGCTGGGCTATACCCTGGGCGCCATGCTCTCGCCAGTGTTCAGCGACGCCGCGATTGAGTTCGTCCGATCGTTCTACACCCACCTGGTCAGCGGGCGTGGTATGCTGCCAGCGCTGCGCATTGGTCGGCAGCCATACGGCATCCTGCCGACCACCGCCTACCGTCGTATGGCGTTTGACCAACCGGTAGACGGCTATCTCGCCGCAAACATTGGCATCGCCAGGCGGATTTCCGCTGGTTCGCCCTATCTGAACAGGCTCTATGACGTGCTGATGCGCGCCTATCGCGTATGGGGAACATTACGCGACCGTGTGGCGCATGTTGGCGCCACCGGCGATCCACATCAGATCTTGTTGGAAATCCTGGGGTTGCATCCCAACTCAGTTGAGTTTGACCAGCGCTATGCTGAAAGCCTGGCGCAGACGCTCAACACCATGAATCTCAGCGGCTTTTTCGAGCAGTTGATTGTTGCGCTCGCTCTACTCGAACAGGGACTGGACGTACTGCGCGACCATGGCTATGATCCCGGCGAACGCGAACGACCCGATCTGCTGGATAAATTCTTCTTCGCCAGGCCGTTTCCAATCGATGAGACAAAACTGGTCGACGATCAACCACTCTCCGAAGATAAACCCATCCGCGACTATACCGCCGACGGCCGCAACTATATCGAGTGGCTGATTGACGCCGCAAACACATCGCTGGAAACCCTGCGCCTCCAGACAGGTCTGCCTGATGCCGACCGGCCAACTGCATTGTTGTATCTGATGCTGCGCCATGCGCTGATGCTTGGCTACTACGATACGAGCATTCGCCTGTATCAACGCGCCGATCTGCTGGATAGCGACGCCGTGCTGGCGGCGCGACGCGAAGCGCCGTTCATCCATATCAAGCAACAGGTCCAATCCAGCGAAAGTCGCTTCAAACTGCTGTACGACACGCAACCGGCGATCGCCGAGGGACGGCCGAATGTCAGAGTCGCTGATTACATCACCTCACGCCTGGCGACACTGAACGATGCTGCTCGTCTGCGCGAACAGATCGCCGCGCTTGAGCGCCTCAAGAACCGCCCTACCGCCGTGTTGGAACGCGTCTTTGTCGAGCATCTCGACACCTGCTCCTACCGCCTGGATGCATGGTTGCAGGGGTTGGCGCTCTACCAGTTGAGCGTGATGCGTTCTATTGGTGTAGAAGGCTCTTCGCGCACCGGACTGTATCTCGGCGCTTACGGTTGGGTGGAGAACCTGCGTCCCAATCCTGCCCGGTTGCGTCCGGTTCACCTGACCAACGACGAACTGCGCGCCGTTTTTCAGCGCGATGGCGACCCGCCGTTAATGCGCGACTCTGCCAACGCCGGTTATATTCATGCGCCGTCGCTCAATCATGCCGTCACCGCTGCCGTGCTGCGGAATGCCTATATCAGCACCGCCGCTTCCGATAACGCCGAAGTCTTCGCGGTCAATCTCTCCTCAGACCGGGTGCGCCGCGCCATGGCGATTATCGAAGGCCTGCGCAACGGTCAGAGCCTTGGCGCGCTGCTGGGATATCAACTCGAACGCGGTCTGCACGACCGCCATACACTGGCGGAAGTCGACCAGTATATCTATGTACTGCGCGATCGCTTCCCGCTGGTGGCAAACCGGCTGAAAAAGACCAAAACCACCGATCATGGGTCGATCGCGGCGATCGAAGCGCGGAATGTCGTCGATGGCGAGGCGCTGGTCAATCATATCGAGAATGCTACACCTCGCGCCTATCCATATGGCATTGCCGGTCTGCCGGCGCCGGGTACGCCTGCTGGCGACGTTCTCGCCGCCGAGCTGATGCGTCTGCTCGATACCAACGACGCCGTCGCCGACATTGGCCTTGCTGAAGGGATCCACCA
Encoded here:
- a CDS encoding DUF6603 domain-containing protein codes for the protein MSSDTRNDLQRLVSELRQILDPIARSVGDSAIRREILLALGLDPAQSSQSLTIPPSSLASIDAYRERAADDVDLQAFISALSDLTQIVQALIDFVQSAAAADSNAPAGFIVEEAVSFFLQAATISYLRVRLPGVYITARALQLLEDQAIHFGSIVRLFFRIGDYFDEVFGDALDLQTEAHAKQVSDVFLFVSGVIVASLMKADFVYGYDAGPGSTSPIGDAVNNRTLTIRLSGKTRDSSNNIVKGALLLSMALLPRDHGGPGLLMRIKGEGALEAPITDNLSFQFATDGPDFLVYIGDGSHSFPSSTDASVTVSLIYKSKPAREIIWGDANGVHLRIGSSKIEGKVGVTDQSIKGEIKDSAFVLKTDSADGFLRTILNAITSDGKLETKFDFNIGYSKKKGFFIGGGAGLMVSIPLHETLGPLQFNTLTVGLALGEKAGRDPGFKLEGSLSFGLDLGVLQASVDRIGLSGLVIFDDGEFTLGFKPPNGVGLAVNAGPVRGGGFLNFDYDRGEYAGGLELDIAGIITLTALGVITTKMPDGSDGFALVAILAVEFGAPIQLGLGFTWIGIGGIFGLNRTMRLEAMAAGIKSGAAESILFPRNIVANAARIISDLRVFFPPQNDTFLVGGMLKIGWGTPTLVSLALGVVIQIPPGTFAILGVLKVILPDENAALLQLKVGFIGAYEPDRERAWFFATLYDSRVLVMTIEGGMGVLIAWGGASNFVISVGGFHPQFQPPPLPFPTPDRLSINILNYPLARIRVMAYFAVTSNTVKTISCPISTSSSRTAFRCLRPTRPLSKPTWSG
- a CDS encoding alkaline phosphatase D family protein, producing the protein MEPTRLALGYLAGQLPGFTLPAMSLDNLKIVHGSCRKAHGFGVDGLAPLDKIIERTQTDANTRPQQLFLTGDQIYADDIAIMLLPQLTVAGNALLGVSEELPLRTSTGDIRVVADSTNFPTSWRQELIKQQAQFSSHEAACHALSFGEYCALYLFSWSNVLWDSFIDVDDVFPDCSGSSADCPDADTTVNGLPAHLQSLYPADKRKEQIKQWYKQRDLFADQLEDVKAFKKTLPNVQRALANIATYMIFDDHEVTDDWYLTQDWRDRVLTSPLGVTIMRNALTTFALFQAWGNDPKRYTTGDHAALLTHAQALFPATGGPAQSAANALDALYGFGGADPLVKWHFHVPSGPTTTVVLDTRTRRTFSGRYTPPGLVSDVALDEQLPDSFAPSPGAEILIVVSAAPVLGLAVIEELAQPIGARGYFDFISSVVMRREPEITGYLEFDMEAWSLHTERFEALLARFNQMGRVVILSGDVHYSFSAEMDYWKNAQPQPGRIVQLTSSALKNEWGIRAKRALETVAAQEILHNAYYPLSRLGWSNPTDLIGRVHVPSGAIPRNIRAMLRRTPVVLPADNWEPGSSIAVAPDWAWRVSLVKDLRPDDSSPNACPADGRVGPINPDIVPATPDDGYIKVLERAEKRLKAKIARSVVFASNLGLVSFSGTGVTLKVTHTLMYMHPDGAKPADPQAYTVHELSLAPTTDLPPTIR